The genomic region GGTATAGGAAATCTTGTCATTCTCGTCGACGACGATCACCGCCCGGGCCGTCAAACCGGCCAGAATCGAATCGGTCAGCCTGACGCCGTAATCGTCGGCAAAACCGGACCGGAACGTGGACAAGGGAATCACGTTGCTTAAGCCTTCCGTCTCGCAAAACCGGCTTTGCGCGAAGGGTAAATCGGCGGAAATCACCAAAACGACGGTATTCTCCAGTTTATTCGCCTTTTCGTTGAATTTGCGGGCGGAAGCGGCGCAGACCGGAGTATCCAGGCTGGGCACGATATTCAGGATTTTTCGCTTGCCGGCATAAGTGGCTAAAGTCACGTCGGCCAGCTTGCCGTTCACCAGTTTGAAATCGGGAGCCCGGCTGTCTACTGCTGGCAATTCGCCGGAAGTATGAAGGGGCTTTCCTTGAAATGCGATGGTGGCCATGGCGGTGTCTCCTCTGTCGGATCGTTATGGATGGGGAAGCAGCGATTCTATACCCATTGGCGACGTCATCTCAATAGTCTCCGGCAAGCCGGGCGATTTTTTCCGGGACGGTCGGCCCGGCTCGCTGCGCCCGCAAAAACCGGCTATTTTTTCTTGGAATGCCGGATCAATCGTTGGCGTTTTTGTTGCTGACGCTCCGTCAGCGGGTTTTTTCTGCCGTGGAATGGATTTTCCGGCGACTTGAATTCGAGCCGGACCGGAGTGCCTTTCAAATCCAGTTGAGCACGAAAATAATTCATCAAATAGCGCTTGTAGGAATTCGGCAAGGCATCGGTCTGCACGCCGTGAATCACCACCGTCGGCGGATTGCGCCCGCCCTGATGGGCATACTTCAGCTTGATGCGACGGTTGTCCACCATGGGCGGCTGATGAGCCTCGGTCGCCTCTTTCAGAATCCGGGTCAGCATCGGCGTGGACATGTCGAGCATGGCCGAAGCGTACAAGGCATGGATCACGTCGAACAGCTTGCCGACGCCGCTGCCGTGCAGCGCGGAAATAGGATGTTTTTCGGCAAAATCCAGAAACGACAACTTGAGATCAAGCTGCCGCCGGACGGTTTCTTTTTGTTCCGGACTCAGGCCGTCCCATTTGTTCAGCCCGATAATCAGCGCCCTGCCCGCCTCCAGCACCAGACCCAACAGATGGGCGTCCTGATCGGTGACGCCTTCGCTGGCGTCGATCAAGTAAATGACCACGTTCGATTTTTCAATCGCCTGCAAGCTCTTGACCACGCTGAATTTCTCGATCGATTCCGAAATCTTGCTCCGCCGGCGCATGCCGGCCGTATCGATCAGGGTAAACAGTTTGCCCTGGCGCTCGAAAGGAATGTAAATGCTGTCGCGGGTCGTGCCCGGCTGATCGTAGACCACCACCCGTTCCTCGCCCAGCAGGCGATTGACCAGGGTCGATTTGCCGACGTTGGGCCGGCCGACCACCGCGATGCCGATGCCTTTCGCAGTCTCTTCGACGATTTCCTCCTCGTTCGGCAGCAACCGGTCGATACTGGCCAATAATTGAGGGACGCCCCGGCCGTGGGTCGCGGAAATAAGTACCGGCTCGCCTAACGCCAGGGAGTAAAAATCGGCGGCCGCCACGTTCGAATCGATGCCGTCAGTCTTGTTGACGACAAGAATGACCGGCTTGTTCAATTTCCTTAAATTGTCGGCGATGATCTTGTCGGAAGCGCTCAAGCCGGCGCGCGCATCGACCAGAAAGAACACGACGTCGGCTTCTTCCAAGGCGATCCGGACCTGTTTTCCGGCAATGCTGTCGATGCCCTCGGCATCGTCGGCGATGCCGCCGGTATCGACCACGAGACAAGCCCGCTTGCCGTGCTTGATGCGGCCGTACTGCCGGTCTCTGGTCAGGCCCGGATAATCCGCCACCAAGGCTTCCCGGCTTTTGGTCAAGTAATTGAATAAAGTCGACTTGCCGACGTTGGGCCGGCCGACCAGGGCTATAACGGGTAACATAGTATCGGACTTTAATCCATGAGGTGAGAGGGGGCAACGCCATGCAAAGACCGCAGCACGGGCTGCGGCAATCGGTCTTTACTGTAACGGCAGCGCCTCGCGTAAAGATTTTCTTGAGGATTCGGAATCGCCTCTCCGAATCAGGTCTTATCGAGCTTTTACAGCAGCCAGAGCGCCGTCCTTCGCATAGACGACCACGGTATCGTCCGCCACCACCGGTCTCGCGTCGATGGGGCCGTCGGTAATCTTGACGCGGGCCAGTTGCCTGCCGTCGGTGGTCGACAACCAATGCACGTAACCTTCAAGGTCTCCGGTCACGACATAGCTGTGATAGGCGGCGGGCGCCGTCAGTCTTCGATTCTGCAGATCCTTCTGTTTCCACAGCGGCGAGCCGGTCCGGTGATCCAATTGCATGACGTGACTTTCGGTATCGACCAAGTAGAGATAATCGCCGTCGCTGCTGATGCCGGAGCTGGAGGATATGTCTTCCTTGCGCCACAAGACGTCGCCGTCCAGTTCCGAAACGGCGCCGATGCCGCCGTGATAGCTGGCGACATAAATCACGCCGCCGCTCTCGATGGGATCGGCGTCCAGGTCGACCAGACGTTCGATTTCGGACCTTCCTTTCGGCAGAGCAATGCTGGTTTCCCACGAAAATTTGCCGTCGTCCAAGCGTAACGCCATCAGCTTGCCGCTGTCTTCGCCGCTGATTACATTGTCTTCCACGACGATAGGCGAACCGGTACCGCGAATACTCAGCGCGGGCACGCTGCGGACGTAATTCCAGAGCCTCTTTCCGGTTTTCTCGTTCAAGGCGACGATCGAACCGTCGGTCGTACGCACGATCACGGTCCCGGAAGAGACGACCGGAACCGAAAGCACTTCGCTGGTCACGAGCGCTTTCCAGAGAATGTCGCCGTTTTCGCTATTGAGAGCGACCACTTCCGCATCGGTCGTTCCCAAAATAACCGTACCGGCGCCAAGCCCCGGCCCACCGGAAAAATGAAATTCGGTCTCGGCTTCCCAGAGCAAGTCTCCGTCCGATAAATTCCTGGCTTCCACCAAACCTTCCCGGTCCGCAGCAAACACCTTGCCGCCGCCCACGGCCGGCACCAATTTTAAAGACTGCTCTTCGGATCCGACTCCGACCGTTTCCTTCCAGAGCACTTCCAACTGGATTTCCGGGGTGTATTCGGCAAGCGGTTTGGGCGGTTCCGAATTATCGGCGCCGCCCAGAAAAAAATCGGTTATGCCCGAGAGTCCTTCGCCGATCGACTCAGCCGCGGAACATCCGGCCAGACTCAAGGCCGCCAATAAAATGATCCAATGCATTATTTTTGAGTCTGCACTCTTTCCGGAGCGGTCAGATCCTCGATTTTAAGTTTTAACAGCGGAGACTGATGACCGCTTCTTAAAGCCTTTTCGTAGGAGGTGCGCGCTTCGTCGGTCCGGTCGAGGGCCACCAGCAAATCGCCGGTCAGTTCGTCGTAACTGCCGGCAAAACCGGCTTCGGTCGCCGGATCGATTTCGCTGATCAACTGCAGGCCCTGTTCGAACTCGCCGCTCGCCATCATGACCCGAACCAGCCTCAATTTCGCTACATTGCTCAGTTCCTTGTCCGAATGGGCGGCTACCGTCTTCAGGATTTCCTTGGCTCCCGCCAGATCGCCCTGCTCGGCTTTCAGTTTGGCCTGCATCAGCCCGCCGAAATGGGCGTATTCGCTATTCTTGAACTCTTGCTGCAGACGCTGGCCGAGCTTTTCGGCCGACTCTTTTTTGTTTTCCGCAACGGCTTTCAGGTACTGGGTGTAAAGATTCGAGGCCTGTTCGGCTTTTTCCTGCCGGTGAGTCTGCCAAAAGTTCCAGCCCACGATCAGAGCGATGCCCAACGCCACTCCGATAATCGATGCCGGACCGTTCTCTTTCCACCATCTTTTCAATGCTTCAAGCTGTTCTTCTTCTGTATCGTAAATAGCCACTGTTGTCCTCGATTGAATGTGTGAACGGTTAACTGGATTTTCCGAAACGGCCGGTTAAAAAGGCAATCGCTTCATCTCGGGATAACGTTTGCTGGAGACCGGTCGAGTCGTTTTCCCCGCGTAAGGATTTAAGCCCGACCTTGCCTTCCGCAACCTCATCCTCTCCCAGAATGACGGCGAATTCGGCGCCCGACTTGTCGGCTTTTTTAAACTGGCTTTTGAAATTGCCGCCGCCGCAATGAAGCTGAAGTTTTAACGAAGGAATTTCATTCCTGAACGTTTCGGCCAACCGCAATCCTTCCCGCTCGGCTTTTTCGCCGACCCGAATCAGGTAAACGTCCACGTCCCCGGCTACCGAAATCTGATCGAGCGTTTCCATCAGCGCCAGCAAACGTTCCATGCCCATCGCAAACCCCACCGCATGACTGGCTCTTCCGCCCAATTGTTCGATCAGGCCGTCGTAGCGGCCGCCGGCGCATACGGTGCCCTGGGAACCCAGTTCGTCGGTCACCCATTCGAAAACGGTCTTGCCGTAATAATCCAGTCCGCGGACCAGGCGGTAATTGATTTCGTACTCGATGCCCAGATCGTCGAGAATCGACCGCAAGGCGTCAAAATGACCCAGGCTGTCCTCTCCCAGATAATCCATCAAGACCGGAGCGGCCTCCACCACGGCCTTCATTGCCGGGTTTTTGGTGTCGAGGATCCGCAACGGATTGGCGTCCAGACGGCGCAGGCTGTCGACGTCCAGTTGTTCCAGGTGCCGGCGGAAATAATCCACCAGGCTGTCCCGGTACACGGCCCTTTCCTGCAAAGTGCCCAGCGAATTCAGTTGCAATTTGACTTTGCTCCGCACGCCGAGCCGGTTCCACAGCCGATGCATGATTAAAATCAGTTCCGCATCGATATCGGGGCCGGCCAGACCGTAAGTTTCAACGCCCAGTTGATAGAACTGCCGGTAGCGCCCTTTTTGCGGACGTTCGTGGCGATACATCGGGCCGTAATACCATAATCTTTGCACTTGATTATGGATCAGTCCGTGTTCGAGACAGGCCCTAAGGCAGCCTGCGGTGCCTTCGGGGCGCAGGGTCAACGAATCGCCGTTGCGGTCGTCGAAGGTATACATTTCCTTTTCAACGATGTCGGTGACTTCACCGATCGAACGTTTGAAAAGTTCGGTTTTTTCCACGATCGGCAGACGAATCTCGCGATACCCATAGCCTGCGAGCACTTCCCGGATGATTTGCTCGGCATGCTGCCAAAGCGGCGTCTGGTCTGGAAGCACGTCGTGCATTCCTCGGATTGCTTGTATATTGTTTGCCATGCGTTGGACGGGCGGTTACTCGGAAATGGACCGGATCTTGTTTGCTTCGTTCGAAAGGGGAAATTTTTCCAGTAACAGGTTTCGATATTCTTTCGCCCGGTCGGTATTGCCCAGGGCGCGCTCCGTTTGAAAAGCGACGAACAAGGTTTCCGGCGTATGGGAGGCAACGCTCAAATAGCGTTCCAGGAAGCCTTTGGCGGCCCACAGATCGCCTTTTTGATAACTGATCTTTTGCATGCCCGCCAGAGCCGGCGCATAGGCTTTGCTCGACTCCAGGGCCTGCCGCAAATACGGTTCGGCCTTTGCTCTGTCGCCTTTGTTCAAGAGGCAGCGGCCGGCATTGGTCAGGGCAATCCACGGCCGTTCGTTTAACGGATCGGAACCCGCCTGGGCCAACAGGGCCAAGCCTTTGTCGGTCTCGCCGCGGTCGCATAAAAAGCGGCCGAAGTTATTCTGCACTCTGACGTCGTCCGGATTCAAGTTCAGCGCAGTTTCGTATTCGTTTTCGGCGTCGTCGTACTGCTTCATTTTTTCATACAAGAACGCCAGGGAATTGTGCGCCTCGGCATTGCCCGAATCGTAGTCGACCGCCTTTTCCAGATTCTCTTTCGCAATATCCAGCTTGTTCAGATTCATGTAGCGTACGCCCAACTGCAAGTAGGTATCCGCCTTTTCCTTTTTTTTGGCGCCGGTTTCGCCCAATGAAGCGCAAGCGGTCAGCACGGCAATCATCAGCGCCGGAAGTATGAATCGAGGAAATAGATCAGGCCGCACTGTCGAACCCCATTGCTTTCAGTTTAAGATGCCGACGGCTTTTATCGTCGACCTTGCCGACCAGTTGCCCGCAGGCCGCATCGATGTCGTCGCCCCTGGTCTTTCTGACCGTGGTGACGATCCCCGCCTCGTTCAATAAGGTTTTGAAGCGGTGAATCGTATGATTGCTCGAACACCGGTAGGGCGAGCCCGGAAACGGATTGAACGGTATCAGATTCAGCTTGGACGGCACCGTTTTCAATAATTTGATCAGGCCGCGGGCGTCTTCCATCGAATCGTTGACGCCGTCGAGCATGACGTATTCGAAAGTGATCGTGCGCCTCGGAGCCAGTTTGGCGTTGTCCCGGCAGGCCTCCATTAATTCCTTCAACGGATATTTTTTATTGATCGGCACCAGTTGATCCCGAAGTTCGTCGGTCACCGCATGCAGCGACACCGCCAGACTGACGTCGCAAACCTGAGTCAACCGGTACATGGCCGGCACCACGCCCGAGGTGCTGATGGTCACCCGGCGCTTGGACAGGCCGAACGCGAAATCGTCCATCATCAGATGCATCGCCGCGACGACGTTGTCGAAATTGAGCAGCGGCTCGCCCATGCCCATCATGACCACATTGGTGATCTTTTTATCCGGGCCGAGGCGTCTTTGCGCCACCAGCAACTGGCCGATGATTTCCGAGGTGCCGAGATTGCGGTTGAAGCCCTGTTGTGCGGTCGAGCAAAACGAGCAGGCCAGCGCGCAGCCGATCTGCGAGGACACGCACAGCGTGCCCCGCCCTTCTTCGGGAATGAACACCGTTTCGACGCGGTTGCCGCAGTGGGTCTGCATCGCCCATTTCCGGGTGCCGTCGGAAGCGATTTGCTCGACGACGACTTCCGGGGTGGCGATGTGGCCATGCTCGGCCAGATAGGAGCGCAGCGGTTTGCTCAGGTTGGTCATCCGGTCGAAATCGTCGACGCCTTCCTGATAGATCCACTTCATCAACTGAGTCGCCCGAAACGGCTTTTCCCCCAGAACGGCAAAAAAAGCCTCCAGGCCCTTTCTGTCGAAGTCGAGCAGGTTGACGGATTGAGTTTTATCGGGTGCGGGGGCAGAGTTCATTATCCGAGAAAAAGAAAGCGATTTCTTCTTTGGCCGTTTCCGCCGCATCCGAGCCGTGCACGGCGTTTTCGTCGATGCTGTTGGCGAAATCGGCGCGGATGGTGCCGGGCGCTGCATCCTTCGGGTTGGTGGCGCCCATGATGTCGCGATTTTTCAGAATCGCATTTTCGCCTTCCAAAACCTGCATCATCACCGGACCCGAAATCATGAAGGAAACCAGATCCCTGAAGAAAGGACGCTCTTTGTGCACCGCATAAAA from Methylosarcina fibrata AML-C10 harbors:
- the tpx gene encoding thiol peroxidase, producing the protein MATIAFQGKPLHTSGELPAVDSRAPDFKLVNGKLADVTLATYAGKRKILNIVPSLDTPVCAASARKFNEKANKLENTVVLVISADLPFAQSRFCETEGLSNVIPLSTFRSGFADDYGVRLTDSILAGLTARAVIVVDENDKISYTQLVNELTHEPDYDSVLAALS
- the der gene encoding ribosome biogenesis GTPase Der; its protein translation is MLPVIALVGRPNVGKSTLFNYLTKSREALVADYPGLTRDRQYGRIKHGKRACLVVDTGGIADDAEGIDSIAGKQVRIALEEADVVFFLVDARAGLSASDKIIADNLRKLNKPVILVVNKTDGIDSNVAAADFYSLALGEPVLISATHGRGVPQLLASIDRLLPNEEEIVEETAKGIGIAVVGRPNVGKSTLVNRLLGEERVVVYDQPGTTRDSIYIPFERQGKLFTLIDTAGMRRRSKISESIEKFSVVKSLQAIEKSNVVIYLIDASEGVTDQDAHLLGLVLEAGRALIIGLNKWDGLSPEQKETVRRQLDLKLSFLDFAEKHPISALHGSGVGKLFDVIHALYASAMLDMSTPMLTRILKEATEAHQPPMVDNRRIKLKYAHQGGRNPPTVVIHGVQTDALPNSYKRYLMNYFRAQLDLKGTPVRLEFKSPENPFHGRKNPLTERQQQKRQRLIRHSKKK
- the bamB gene encoding outer membrane protein assembly factor BamB, translated to MHWIILLAALSLAGCSAAESIGEGLSGITDFFLGGADNSEPPKPLAEYTPEIQLEVLWKETVGVGSEEQSLKLVPAVGGGKVFAADREGLVEARNLSDGDLLWEAETEFHFSGGPGLGAGTVILGTTDAEVVALNSENGDILWKALVTSEVLSVPVVSSGTVIVRTTDGSIVALNEKTGKRLWNYVRSVPALSIRGTGSPIVVEDNVISGEDSGKLMALRLDDGKFSWETSIALPKGRSEIERLVDLDADPIESGGVIYVASYHGGIGAVSELDGDVLWRKEDISSSSGISSDGDYLYLVDTESHVMQLDHRTGSPLWKQKDLQNRRLTAPAAYHSYVVTGDLEGYVHWLSTTDGRQLARVKITDGPIDARPVVADDTVVVYAKDGALAAVKAR
- a CDS encoding YfgM family protein, giving the protein MAIYDTEEEQLEALKRWWKENGPASIIGVALGIALIVGWNFWQTHRQEKAEQASNLYTQYLKAVAENKKESAEKLGQRLQQEFKNSEYAHFGGLMQAKLKAEQGDLAGAKEILKTVAAHSDKELSNVAKLRLVRVMMASGEFEQGLQLISEIDPATEAGFAGSYDELTGDLLVALDRTDEARTSYEKALRSGHQSPLLKLKIEDLTAPERVQTQK
- the hisS gene encoding histidine--tRNA ligase, with translation MANNIQAIRGMHDVLPDQTPLWQHAEQIIREVLAGYGYREIRLPIVEKTELFKRSIGEVTDIVEKEMYTFDDRNGDSLTLRPEGTAGCLRACLEHGLIHNQVQRLWYYGPMYRHERPQKGRYRQFYQLGVETYGLAGPDIDAELILIMHRLWNRLGVRSKVKLQLNSLGTLQERAVYRDSLVDYFRRHLEQLDVDSLRRLDANPLRILDTKNPAMKAVVEAAPVLMDYLGEDSLGHFDALRSILDDLGIEYEINYRLVRGLDYYGKTVFEWVTDELGSQGTVCAGGRYDGLIEQLGGRASHAVGFAMGMERLLALMETLDQISVAGDVDVYLIRVGEKAEREGLRLAETFRNEIPSLKLQLHCGGGNFKSQFKKADKSGAEFAVILGEDEVAEGKVGLKSLRGENDSTGLQQTLSRDEAIAFLTGRFGKSS
- the pilW gene encoding type IV pilus biogenesis/stability protein PilW, coding for MRPDLFPRFILPALMIAVLTACASLGETGAKKKEKADTYLQLGVRYMNLNKLDIAKENLEKAVDYDSGNAEAHNSLAFLYEKMKQYDDAENEYETALNLNPDDVRVQNNFGRFLCDRGETDKGLALLAQAGSDPLNERPWIALTNAGRCLLNKGDRAKAEPYLRQALESSKAYAPALAGMQKISYQKGDLWAAKGFLERYLSVASHTPETLFVAFQTERALGNTDRAKEYRNLLLEKFPLSNEANKIRSISE
- a CDS encoding bifunctional tRNA (adenosine(37)-C2)-methyltransferase TrmG/ribosomal RNA large subunit methyltransferase RlmN, encoding MNSAPAPDKTQSVNLLDFDRKGLEAFFAVLGEKPFRATQLMKWIYQEGVDDFDRMTNLSKPLRSYLAEHGHIATPEVVVEQIASDGTRKWAMQTHCGNRVETVFIPEEGRGTLCVSSQIGCALACSFCSTAQQGFNRNLGTSEIIGQLLVAQRRLGPDKKITNVVMMGMGEPLLNFDNVVAAMHLMMDDFAFGLSKRRVTISTSGVVPAMYRLTQVCDVSLAVSLHAVTDELRDQLVPINKKYPLKELMEACRDNAKLAPRRTITFEYVMLDGVNDSMEDARGLIKLLKTVPSKLNLIPFNPFPGSPYRCSSNHTIHRFKTLLNEAGIVTTVRKTRGDDIDAACGQLVGKVDDKSRRHLKLKAMGFDSAA
- the ndk gene encoding nucleoside-diphosphate kinase, whose amino-acid sequence is MAIERTFSIIKPDAVARNVIGEIYSRFEKNGLKIVAAKMVHLTQAQAEGFYAVHKERPFFRDLVSFMISGPVMMQVLEGENAILKNRDIMGATNPKDAAPGTIRADFANSIDENAVHGSDAAETAKEEIAFFFSDNELCPRTR